From Rickettsia endosymbiont of Ceutorhynchus obstrictus, a single genomic window includes:
- the tsaB gene encoding tRNA (adenosine(37)-N6)-threonylcarbamoyltransferase complex dimerization subunit type 1 TsaB, which produces MKILAFDTANNSASVALSDNETILAYQEELSPSRQAETILPMIEDVLKSGKCTYDDIDYLAVTNGPGSFTGIRIGLAVAKGILFGTKINRVAVSNFEFAYFRAIEQVKDYDKIYIFLNAYRGQLYSQVFNKIGEASKPVLIDYDFAINLLAQEKGNIVCAGSGAEFIYSKIKHLLNLIILPRFAGVKASIICKYVAAKLNTGQDINDSIEPLYIRPPDAKVKVTRIMDNSYP; this is translated from the coding sequence ATGAAAATTTTAGCATTTGATACGGCAAATAATAGCGCTTCCGTGGCACTTTCGGACAATGAAACTATCTTAGCTTATCAAGAAGAGCTTTCGCCTTCTAGACAAGCAGAAACTATCTTACCGATGATAGAAGACGTTCTTAAAAGCGGTAAATGCACCTATGATGATATTGATTATTTAGCCGTAACTAACGGACCGGGAAGCTTCACGGGTATTAGAATCGGTTTGGCAGTGGCTAAAGGTATTTTATTCGGTACAAAAATCAATAGGGTGGCGGTAAGTAATTTTGAATTTGCTTATTTTAGGGCAATAGAGCAGGTTAAAGATTATGATAAGATATACATATTCTTAAATGCTTATCGGGGGCAATTATATAGCCAAGTTTTTAACAAAATCGGTGAGGCAAGTAAGCCGGTGCTAATAGATTATGATTTTGCTATTAATCTGTTAGCACAAGAAAAAGGTAATATAGTTTGCGCCGGTAGCGGTGCAGAATTTATTTACTCTAAAATTAAGCATTTACTGAATTTAATAATCCTACCGCGTTTTGCCGGAGTCAAGGCATCAATTATTTGTAAATATGTAGCTGCCAAGCTCAATACAGGGCAAGATATAAACGATTCTATAGAACCTCTTTATATCCGCCCCCCTGATGCTAAGGTTAAAGTAACGCGAATTATGGATAATTCTTATCCATAG